A single genomic interval of Polaribacter vadi harbors:
- a CDS encoding DUF4870 domain-containing protein yields MKNNNQNTNAFLIHISAFAGFMFPFGNIITPLIAWQTLKDRSTYLDEQGKEAVNFNISYTLYVFLLTILFIPFAFGSLFNRHRNHINWNNLNINFDFGFDNFYSFLGFGSIAGIIYIIGIALVIIASIKARNGENYKYPFTIKFVK; encoded by the coding sequence ATGAAAAACAACAACCAAAATACCAACGCCTTTTTAATTCATATTTCTGCATTTGCAGGTTTTATGTTTCCATTTGGCAATATTATTACGCCTTTAATTGCTTGGCAAACCTTAAAAGATAGAAGCACTTATTTAGATGAACAAGGAAAAGAAGCTGTAAATTTTAATATTAGTTATACACTTTACGTATTTTTATTAACCATTTTATTTATTCCTTTTGCATTTGGATCTCTATTTAATAGGCACAGAAATCATATAAATTGGAATAATTTAAATATTAATTTCGATTTTGGCTTCGATAACTTTTATAGTTTTTTAGGCTTTGGATCCATTGCTGGAATTATTTACATTATAGGAATTGCCTTAGTAATTATAGCTTCTATAAAAGCAAGAAATGGCGAAAATTATAAATATCCTTTTACGATAAAATTTGTGAAATAA
- a CDS encoding PadR family transcriptional regulator, with translation MKIENTKAQMRKGVLEFCILSILNNGDAYTSEILETLKEAEMIVVEGTIYPLLTRLKNAGLLTYRWEESTSGPPRKYYVLTENGGMFLKELSKTWNNLINSVSQVTSKKSTTNE, from the coding sequence ATGAAGATTGAAAACACAAAAGCACAAATGCGAAAAGGTGTTTTAGAATTCTGCATTTTATCTATCTTAAATAATGGAGATGCTTATACTTCTGAAATACTCGAAACGCTAAAAGAGGCTGAGATGATTGTGGTTGAAGGAACCATTTATCCACTTTTAACCCGATTAAAAAATGCAGGTTTGCTAACTTATAGATGGGAAGAATCAACCTCTGGACCTCCAAGAAAATATTATGTTTTAACAGAAAATGGAGGCATGTTTTTAAAGGAATTAAGCAAAACATGGAATAATTTAATTAACTCAGTAAGCCAAGTAACTAGTAAAAAATCAACTACCAATGAATAA
- a CDS encoding PspC domain-containing protein gives MNKTININLGGFFFHIDEVAYQKLRRYLESISKSLSDDPQGKNEIIADIEARISELLSEKITDARQVVNENDIDDIIKIMGQPEDYADAEEAYSDSSYSYQRNTASSRKLFRDGDDKFLGGVCSGIGHYFNIDVIWVRILFIVLVASGFSPLAYIILWILLPEAKTTAEKLQMEGEAVNIDNIEKKIREEFNNMSENVTVFANKASEKIKDGASEFSDKMNKTFSAKTKKNNGASDFFDTIGKIILAIFKVIGKFIGIIIIFVSAAVILSLIIGGFSIGSLEWLNVDGLEYPPFFHDSILPVWSLTLAGLLLIGIPFLILFILGLRILSSNVQKLSKPASLSLLGIWLISLLAIIFTGLDFGTSHANYGQSTTKNTLNIVANDTLQVKMVNDDTIYYKPTLRRSSRKEEVEVDGEKLVYTNNIKVDVRKSSSDESYFIIQKESKGKSKSSASLNSEKIKYKFKIVDNTIILDAYFLSDFKNIWKDEEVNIIFYLSENVTVYFDASTKDFLSNIDNEEDIYDKEMVDHHFKMTPKNLTCTDCEVKDDEKIIDIEVETEPKKED, from the coding sequence ATGAATAAGACTATCAACATAAATTTAGGAGGATTTTTCTTTCATATAGATGAAGTTGCCTATCAGAAATTACGAAGATATTTAGAATCTATTTCTAAGTCTTTAAGTGATGATCCTCAAGGAAAAAATGAGATTATTGCAGATATAGAAGCAAGAATTAGTGAACTTTTATCAGAAAAAATAACGGATGCAAGACAAGTTGTTAATGAAAACGATATTGACGATATTATTAAAATAATGGGTCAACCAGAAGACTATGCAGATGCAGAAGAAGCTTATAGCGATTCTAGTTATTCGTACCAAAGAAATACAGCTTCTAGCAGAAAATTATTTAGAGATGGAGATGACAAATTTTTAGGTGGTGTTTGTTCTGGTATTGGTCATTATTTTAATATTGATGTAATTTGGGTAAGAATTTTATTCATTGTTTTAGTGGCCTCTGGTTTTTCTCCATTAGCATACATTATTCTTTGGATTTTGTTACCTGAAGCAAAAACAACTGCAGAAAAATTGCAAATGGAAGGCGAAGCTGTAAATATCGATAATATCGAAAAAAAGATTCGCGAAGAATTTAATAATATGTCAGAAAACGTAACTGTTTTTGCCAACAAAGCATCAGAAAAAATAAAAGATGGTGCCAGCGAGTTTTCAGATAAAATGAATAAAACGTTTTCAGCAAAGACAAAAAAAAATAACGGAGCAAGCGATTTTTTTGATACAATAGGTAAAATTATACTTGCCATTTTTAAGGTAATTGGAAAGTTTATTGGTATCATCATAATATTTGTTTCTGCTGCTGTTATTTTATCTCTTATTATTGGAGGGTTTTCAATTGGAAGTTTAGAGTGGTTAAATGTAGATGGTTTAGAATATCCACCATTTTTCCATGATTCAATTTTGCCTGTTTGGTCACTTACTTTAGCAGGATTATTACTAATAGGAATTCCTTTTTTAATCTTATTTATTTTAGGTTTAAGAATTTTATCTAGCAATGTGCAAAAACTAAGCAAACCTGCTTCTTTATCTCTATTAGGTATTTGGCTTATTTCTTTATTAGCCATTATTTTTACTGGATTAGATTTTGGAACATCGCATGCAAATTATGGGCAATCAACAACAAAAAATACTTTAAATATTGTTGCCAATGATACGTTGCAGGTTAAAATGGTAAATGATGATACTATTTATTACAAACCAACTTTAAGAAGAAGTTCTCGAAAAGAAGAAGTAGAAGTTGATGGGGAGAAATTAGTGTACACTAATAATATAAAGGTTGATGTTAGAAAAAGTAGTTCTGATGAAAGCTATTTCATCATTCAAAAAGAATCGAAAGGTAAAAGTAAAAGTAGCGCAAGTTTAAATTCAGAAAAAATAAAATACAAATTTAAAATTGTAGACAATACCATTATTTTAGATGCTTATTTTTTATCAGATTTCAAAAATATTTGGAAAGATGAAGAAGTAAATATTATTTTTTATCTATCAGAAAATGTAACTGTATATTTTGATGCTTCCACAAAAGACTTTTTATCTAATATTGATAATGAAGAAGATATTTATGATAAAGAAATGGTTGATCATCACTTTAAAATGACACCTAAAAATTTAACCTGCACAGATTGTGAAGTTAAAGATGATGAAAAAATCATTGATATTGAAGTGGAAACTGAACCTAAAAAAGAAGACTAA
- a CDS encoding head GIN domain-containing protein: protein MKTSIKTFFSVLFLATILSSCNANMFNSVNGNNNVLTENRSSKADFTKITISTGLDLYITQGSKNEIVVEADENLHDIIFTEINDGVLKIYSEKNIWRAEAKKIHVTIKNLEAITATSGADVYAEEMIKTNTINVIATSGADIRLSLDANSVSTTATSGAEIKIAGIANNHTSTATSGASINGYDLESKNVTVKVTSGAAINIFASENMDAVATSGGDIDFKGNPKKINKTSTSGGSISAK, encoded by the coding sequence ATGAAAACATCAATCAAAACATTTTTTTCAGTACTATTTTTAGCAACTATTTTAAGTTCTTGCAACGCAAATATGTTTAATAGTGTTAACGGAAATAATAACGTACTTACCGAAAACAGAAGCTCAAAAGCAGATTTTACAAAAATAACCATCAGTACAGGTTTAGATTTGTACATAACTCAAGGTTCTAAAAATGAAATTGTAGTAGAAGCTGATGAAAATTTACACGACATTATTTTTACAGAAATTAATGATGGTGTTTTAAAAATTTATTCCGAGAAGAATATTTGGAGAGCAGAAGCTAAAAAAATTCATGTTACTATAAAAAATTTAGAAGCAATTACAGCTACAAGTGGTGCAGATGTATATGCTGAAGAAATGATAAAAACCAATACAATAAATGTAATTGCCACAAGTGGTGCAGATATTAGACTTTCTTTAGATGCCAATTCTGTAAGCACAACAGCTACAAGTGGTGCTGAAATTAAAATTGCTGGAATTGCAAACAATCACACTTCTACAGCAACAAGTGGCGCTTCTATAAATGGGTATGATTTAGAGAGTAAAAATGTAACTGTTAAGGTTACAAGTGGTGCAGCTATTAACATTTTTGCTTCTGAAAACATGGATGCAGTTGCTACAAGTGGTGGAGATATCGATTTTAAAGGAAATCCTAAAAAAATTAATAAAACATCCACTTCTGGAGGTAGTATTTCTGCTAAATAA
- a CDS encoding nuclear transport factor 2 family protein has protein sequence MFVYSLFTNAQVDKNSEIYKVLKANDSIIFDRAFNNCEVDKLELIIADDIEFYHDIVGVQNREEFINAVKNNICSNPGTYTRKLVENSLEVHQLKNNGTIYGAIQKGKHDFYVKENNKIRKTGTAQFTHLWILENEKWKLKRVLSFDHKNAKE, from the coding sequence ATGTTTGTCTATTCCTTATTTACAAATGCTCAAGTTGATAAAAATTCTGAAATTTATAAAGTATTAAAAGCTAATGACAGTATTATTTTTGACAGAGCTTTTAACAATTGTGAGGTTGACAAGTTAGAATTAATAATCGCAGATGACATCGAATTTTATCATGATATTGTTGGTGTTCAAAATAGAGAAGAGTTTATAAATGCTGTTAAAAACAATATTTGTTCAAATCCTGGAACCTATACAAGAAAATTAGTTGAAAACTCTTTGGAGGTTCATCAACTTAAAAACAACGGAACAATTTATGGTGCCATTCAAAAAGGCAAACACGATTTTTATGTTAAAGAAAATAACAAAATTCGTAAAACAGGCACTGCACAATTTACACATCTTTGGATTTTAGAAAACGAGAAATGGAAATTAAAACGCGTTTTAAGTTTCGATCATAAAAATGCCAAAGAATAA
- the egtB gene encoding ergothioneine biosynthesis protein EgtB translates to MSLLENYQQIRQKTIEFCSLLEIEDYAIQVVDFASPAKWHLAHTTWFFETFILKNQVKDYQEFDKNFNYLFNSYYNNVGKRILQNNRGNMSRPSTSKVLDYRKYVDVKMQEFLKDIADKKVIDLVTLGLNHEQQHQELLITDVKYMLGHNPLLPSLDSAFNLVKDSNIDTKKIKIKAGIYEIGYQGNDFCYDNELGVHKVYVDDFEINNHLITNGEYLEFMNSGGYSDFNFWLDEGWTWVNNDKINAPMYWHKIDNEWHYYTLAGLQKVDKNAILSHINYYEASAFAEWKGMRLPTEFEWEIASNNLDWGKRWEWTNSAYLAYPRFEKENGAVGEYNGKFMSNKMVLRGASVATSKNHSRNTYRNFFHSSDRWQFTGLRLAK, encoded by the coding sequence ATGAGTTTACTGGAAAATTATCAGCAAATAAGACAAAAAACTATTGAGTTTTGTAGTCTTTTAGAAATAGAAGATTATGCAATTCAAGTAGTTGACTTTGCGAGTCCTGCAAAATGGCATTTAGCACATACAACTTGGTTTTTCGAAACTTTTATTCTAAAAAATCAGGTAAAAGACTATCAAGAGTTTGATAAAAACTTTAATTACCTTTTTAATAGTTACTATAACAATGTTGGTAAGAGAATTTTACAAAACAACAGAGGTAATATGTCTAGACCAAGTACTAGTAAGGTTTTAGATTACAGAAAATATGTAGATGTAAAAATGCAAGAATTTCTAAAAGATATTGCTGATAAAAAAGTGATAGATTTAGTAACACTTGGTTTAAATCATGAACAACAACATCAAGAATTACTTATTACAGATGTTAAATATATGTTGGGTCATAATCCTTTGTTACCTAGTTTAGATTCAGCATTTAATTTAGTAAAAGACAGTAATATTGATACAAAAAAAATAAAAATAAAAGCTGGCATTTATGAAATTGGTTATCAAGGAAACGATTTTTGTTATGATAATGAATTAGGAGTTCACAAAGTTTATGTAGATGATTTTGAAATAAACAATCACTTAATTACAAATGGAGAATACTTAGAGTTTATGAATTCTGGAGGATATTCAGATTTTAATTTTTGGTTAGATGAAGGTTGGACTTGGGTTAATAATGATAAAATAAATGCACCAATGTATTGGCATAAAATTGATAACGAATGGCATTATTACACACTTGCAGGATTGCAAAAAGTAGATAAAAATGCTATCCTGTCACACATTAATTATTACGAAGCTAGTGCTTTTGCAGAATGGAAAGGAATGCGATTACCAACCGAATTTGAATGGGAAATTGCTTCCAACAATTTAGATTGGGGAAAACGTTGGGAATGGACCAACAGTGCCTATTTAGCATACCCAAGATTCGAAAAAGAAAATGGAGCTGTTGGCGAATATAATGGCAAATTTATGAGTAATAAAATGGTCTTGAGAGGTGCATCTGTGGCTACTTCTAAAAATCATAGTAGAAATACGTATCGCAACTTTTTTCATTCTTCAGACAGATGGCAATTTACTGGATTAAGATTAGCGAAATAA
- a CDS encoding L-histidine N(alpha)-methyltransferase, with product MKNTFKKEVQQGLDANPKTLPSKYFYDEKGDALFVKIMNSPEYYLTRCEFDIFKNKTQELINSFDIQKDSYFELIELGAGDGLKTKELLKVLVNKKYNFDYLPIDISSNALSLLKEDLKTEIPDLSIKTQQGDYFEVLDSLKTSKKPKVILFLGSNIGNMNDELASKFIYNLGTNLNLGDKLLLGVDLIKSKEIVGPAYNDSKGVTAKFNLNLLDRINKELDGNFDIKQFKHQPEYDEKEGIAKSFIMSTANQSIEIKAIDKTYHFAKGEKIHTEISRKYNDELIQKIITDTDFSLKTKIMDSKAYFADYILNRN from the coding sequence ATGAAAAATACATTTAAAAAAGAGGTTCAACAAGGTTTGGATGCAAACCCAAAAACGTTACCTTCAAAGTATTTTTATGATGAAAAAGGAGACGCTCTTTTTGTTAAAATCATGAATTCTCCAGAATATTATTTAACAAGATGTGAGTTTGATATTTTTAAAAACAAAACTCAAGAACTTATTAATTCTTTTGATATTCAAAAAGATTCTTATTTTGAGTTAATTGAATTAGGAGCTGGTGATGGTTTAAAAACAAAAGAATTACTAAAAGTATTAGTCAATAAAAAATACAATTTTGATTATCTACCAATTGATATTTCTTCGAATGCTTTATCACTTTTAAAAGAAGATTTAAAAACTGAGATTCCAGATTTATCTATAAAAACACAACAAGGAGATTATTTTGAAGTTTTAGACTCCTTAAAAACAAGTAAAAAACCAAAAGTAATATTATTTTTAGGTTCTAACATCGGAAATATGAATGATGAATTAGCTTCAAAATTCATTTATAATTTAGGAACAAATCTTAATTTGGGTGATAAATTATTGCTGGGTGTTGATTTGATAAAATCGAAAGAAATTGTGGGTCCAGCTTATAATGATAGTAAAGGAGTAACTGCAAAATTCAACCTTAATTTGTTAGATAGAATTAATAAAGAATTAGATGGTAATTTTGATATTAAGCAATTTAAACATCAACCAGAATATGATGAAAAAGAAGGAATTGCAAAAAGCTTTATAATGAGTACAGCAAATCAATCTATAGAAATTAAAGCCATTGATAAAACCTATCATTTTGCAAAAGGAGAAAAAATTCACACTGAAATATCTAGAAAATATAATGATGAATTGATTCAAAAAATCATCACAGATACAGACTTTAGTTTAAAAACTAAAATTATGGATAGTAAAGCTTATTTTGCTGATTATATTTTGAATAGAAACTAA
- a CDS encoding aspartate/glutamate racemase family protein, protein MVKTKLAILGLGSRSTSFYLKRLNNIYNKKNGGYSTCPFLLLNANFDVINSLLPAVSEKLDAAVSYYINQIKNLNIDYLLIPNITLHETIDRLNISQNILHPVHLSIAKIKENRWEKVVLFGSLFSMKSDYIKNQFKENGIEVLLPNEKDMVFIDEIRKRIYNESETDDLVKKYHSIIQKYTEINPVILSCTELSILKPTDNKMLLDMAEIQMETAVKQV, encoded by the coding sequence ATGGTTAAAACTAAACTTGCAATATTAGGTCTTGGAAGTAGATCAACTTCCTTTTATTTAAAGAGACTAAATAACATTTACAATAAAAAAAATGGAGGTTATAGTACATGCCCGTTTTTACTTTTAAATGCAAATTTTGATGTAATTAATTCACTTTTACCTGCTGTTTCAGAAAAATTAGATGCAGCAGTTTCTTATTATATCAATCAAATAAAAAATTTAAATATTGATTATTTATTGATTCCAAACATTACACTTCATGAAACTATTGATCGATTGAATATTTCTCAAAATATCCTACATCCTGTTCATCTAAGCATTGCAAAAATCAAAGAAAACAGATGGGAAAAAGTGGTTCTGTTTGGCTCCTTATTTAGTATGAAATCCGATTATATCAAAAATCAATTTAAGGAAAATGGCATTGAGGTACTTCTCCCAAATGAAAAAGATATGGTTTTTATTGATGAAATAAGAAAACGAATTTATAACGAATCAGAAACTGATGATTTGGTGAAAAAGTATCATTCAATTATTCAAAAATATACTGAGATAAATCCTGTAATATTATCGTGCACAGAACTATCTATCTTAAAACCAACAGACAATAAAATGCTTTTAGATATGGCAGAAATACAGATGGAAACAGCTGTAAAACAAGTTTAA
- a CDS encoding SDR family oxidoreductase, which produces MKIAVTSASGKLGASIVKHLIKEIGKENVIGIARTPEKATHLGVEIRKGDYNNKSDFEIALQGVNAVLLVSGMDEPQKRIEQHRNVIEAAKKNGVAKIVYTSIIGAEENNAFSPIVQTNRQTEKDIRESGLDWVIGRNGIYIEPDLEYLETYIKEGEIRNCAENGKCAYTSRVELGYAYAKMLVENKHNGNTYNLVGEAITQTELTNYINKVFNTKLVFNPVSEKDYLEERKAALGDFIGTVIAGIYQGIKEGANDVASDFEKATGRKHATPLKMMESFKLKIN; this is translated from the coding sequence ATGAAAATAGCAGTAACATCAGCAAGTGGAAAATTAGGTGCTTCCATTGTGAAACACTTAATTAAAGAAATTGGAAAAGAAAATGTGATTGGAATTGCTAGAACACCAGAAAAAGCAACCCATTTAGGAGTGGAAATAAGAAAAGGAGATTACAACAATAAATCCGATTTTGAAATTGCTTTACAAGGGGTAAATGCTGTGCTTTTAGTTTCAGGAATGGACGAGCCACAAAAAAGAATTGAGCAACATAGAAATGTAATTGAAGCCGCAAAAAAAAATGGTGTTGCTAAAATTGTATATACAAGTATTATTGGAGCTGAAGAAAATAATGCCTTTAGCCCAATAGTACAAACCAACAGACAAACAGAAAAAGATATTCGTGAATCTGGTTTAGATTGGGTAATTGGTAGAAATGGAATTTATATTGAGCCAGATTTGGAATACTTAGAGACCTATATAAAAGAAGGCGAAATAAGAAATTGCGCTGAAAATGGAAAATGTGCGTATACAAGTCGTGTAGAATTGGGCTATGCGTATGCAAAAATGCTAGTTGAAAACAAACATAATGGAAATACATATAATTTAGTTGGAGAAGCAATTACGCAAACTGAATTAACAAATTACATCAATAAAGTGTTTAACACAAAATTGGTTTTCAATCCTGTTTCAGAGAAAGATTATTTAGAAGAAAGAAAAGCGGCATTAGGCGATTTTATTGGAACTGTAATTGCTGGAATTTACCAAGGAATAAAAGAAGGTGCCAATGATGTAGCATCAGATTTTGAAAAAGCTACTGGAAGAAAACATGCTACTCCTTTAAAAATGATGGAGAGCTTTAAATTAAAAATAAACTAA
- a CDS encoding NYN domain-containing protein — MENKFNISVLIDGDNAQPKLIKEIIDEVSKYGKATIRRIYGDWTSQQMNSWKAIINQHSITPIQKFSYTTGKNSTDGALIIDAMDILHGKNTEGFCIVSSDSDYTGLAKRIREEGLFVMGIGEKKTPTAFVKSCEVFTFTENLKEEAEENEENDEKTTSASKTIKKTTTKKTKEVTPNLRLSKDDWKTVMKAFDISTDEEEKAHISTLGLNLRKIDPSFDPRSYGFKSLTKLFANIEKFEVIKNEVNGLNHPLLKMK; from the coding sequence ATGGAAAATAAATTCAATATTTCAGTATTAATAGATGGTGATAATGCTCAACCAAAACTAATTAAAGAAATTATTGATGAAGTTTCTAAATACGGAAAAGCAACTATTAGAAGGATTTATGGTGATTGGACATCGCAACAAATGAATAGTTGGAAAGCAATTATTAACCAACATTCCATTACTCCTATTCAGAAATTTTCTTACACAACTGGTAAAAACTCTACTGATGGTGCTTTAATTATTGATGCTATGGATATTTTACATGGCAAAAATACAGAAGGTTTTTGTATTGTTTCTAGCGATAGCGATTACACTGGTCTTGCCAAAAGAATTCGAGAAGAAGGTTTATTTGTTATGGGAATTGGAGAGAAAAAAACACCAACTGCTTTTGTAAAATCTTGCGAAGTTTTTACGTTTACCGAAAACTTAAAAGAAGAAGCTGAAGAGAATGAGGAAAATGATGAGAAAACAACTTCTGCATCGAAAACCATTAAAAAGACAACAACTAAAAAAACAAAAGAAGTTACACCTAATTTAAGACTCTCTAAAGATGATTGGAAAACAGTAATGAAAGCTTTTGATATTTCTACAGATGAAGAAGAAAAAGCACATATATCAACCTTAGGTTTAAATCTTAGAAAAATAGATCCTAGTTTTGATCCAAGAAGTTATGGTTTTAAAAGTTTAACAAAACTCTTTGCAAACATCGAAAAATTTGAAGTTATTAAAAATGAAGTAAATGGTTTAAATCATCCACTTTTAAAAATGAAATAA
- a CDS encoding DUF2721 domain-containing protein yields the protein MNELTLTTPALLFSAISLIMLAYTNRFLAYASVIRSLHDRYLKEKDDSLLRQIKNLKLRLNLTKFMQIFGITSLLFCVLTMFLIFIGYAVIAVYAFGLGLVLLLISLALLIKEIQISTQALQHHIADIEEYLEKK from the coding sequence ATGAACGAACTTACCTTAACAACTCCAGCACTTTTATTTTCGGCAATTTCTTTGATTATGCTTGCGTATACAAATCGTTTTTTGGCTTATGCTTCAGTAATTAGAAGTTTGCATGATCGTTATTTAAAAGAAAAAGACGATTCGCTTTTAAGACAAATTAAAAACTTAAAATTGCGTTTAAACTTGACAAAATTTATGCAAATTTTCGGAATTACAAGTTTGTTATTCTGTGTGTTAACGATGTTTTTAATTTTTATAGGGTATGCTGTAATTGCAGTCTATGCTTTTGGTTTAGGGTTAGTTTTACTATTGATTTCATTAGCTTTGTTAATCAAAGAAATTCAAATTTCTACACAGGCTTTGCAACATCACATAGCAGATATTGAAGAATATTTAGAGAAAAAGTAA
- a CDS encoding DUF1206 domain-containing protein: MMQKIRTVGFYTKGFLYIVLGILTFLAALNLGGKIANKNGVITFLQDQIFGKMLLAITGLGILAYAVWRFFKAYKVLKKKDDKTKYFLSIDFFTRGIIYGSFAVSILYKVFNISSNDVSKETMVSKVLQIENGEYIIYALAIIVLFSALNQFYIVYQKSYLKHIKQSKNIESFSFLEKSGKFGIGSRGVSFLIFAWFIYKAASTKNPGKIKGTQEMFSYLHSLSFGDILMAIMALGFISYGIFQYFYARYSSY, encoded by the coding sequence ATGATGCAAAAAATACGAACTGTAGGTTTTTATACAAAAGGGTTTCTATATATAGTTTTAGGGATTTTAACCTTTTTAGCAGCTTTAAATTTAGGTGGAAAAATAGCGAATAAAAATGGTGTCATTACTTTTTTACAAGATCAAATTTTTGGTAAAATGCTTTTAGCAATTACTGGGCTTGGTATTTTAGCCTATGCAGTTTGGCGATTTTTTAAAGCTTATAAAGTACTCAAGAAAAAAGATGATAAAACAAAGTATTTTTTAAGCATCGATTTTTTTACACGAGGAATTATTTATGGTTCTTTTGCAGTATCAATTCTTTATAAAGTATTTAATATTTCAAGTAATGATGTTTCAAAAGAAACAATGGTATCCAAAGTATTACAAATAGAAAATGGCGAATATATTATTTATGCTTTGGCAATTATCGTATTATTTTCTGCATTGAATCAATTTTATATCGTGTATCAAAAAAGCTATCTGAAACATATAAAGCAATCAAAAAACATAGAATCTTTTAGTTTCTTAGAAAAATCTGGCAAATTCGGAATTGGTTCAAGAGGTGTTTCGTTTTTAATATTTGCATGGTTTATTTACAAAGCAGCTTCAACCAAAAATCCAGGTAAAATAAAAGGAACTCAAGAAATGTTTAGTTATTTGCATAGCTTATCTTTTGGTGATATTTTAATGGCAATTATGGCTTTAGGTTTTATTTCTTATGGTATTTTCCAATATTTTTATGCCAGATATAGTTCCTATTAA
- a CDS encoding M15 family metallopeptidase, translated as MKKILFLYIFAYSTLNFAQKLPNGFVYLEDVDASIQKELRYLSNNNFIGRKIDGYKNNCVIITEQAAHQLKKVQTELLKKGLSLKVFDAYRPQEAVNHFVKWAKVLSDTLMKQEYYPKVPKSQLFNQGYIASKSGHTRGSTIDLTIIDVKTGKELDMGSPYDFFGVQSHPLHSNLSKEQKENRMLLRKVMLENNFKPYENEWWHFTLRNEPFRNTYFNFPVE; from the coding sequence ATGAAAAAAATACTTTTCTTATATATTTTCGCTTATAGTACTTTAAATTTTGCGCAAAAACTGCCTAATGGTTTTGTTTATTTAGAAGATGTTGATGCATCAATTCAAAAAGAATTACGGTATTTAAGCAACAATAATTTTATTGGTAGAAAAATTGATGGTTATAAAAATAATTGTGTAATTATTACAGAGCAAGCTGCTCATCAACTTAAAAAAGTACAAACCGAACTTTTAAAAAAAGGATTAAGTTTAAAAGTTTTTGATGCATACAGACCACAAGAAGCTGTAAATCATTTTGTGAAATGGGCAAAGGTTTTGAGTGATACTTTAATGAAGCAAGAATATTACCCAAAAGTGCCAAAATCGCAATTATTTAACCAAGGATATATTGCCTCAAAATCTGGACACACAAGAGGAAGCACAATAGATTTAACAATTATTGATGTAAAAACTGGCAAAGAATTGGATATGGGAAGTCCTTATGATTTTTTCGGAGTTCAATCACATCCTTTACATTCAAATTTATCGAAAGAACAAAAAGAAAATAGAATGTTATTAAGAAAAGTGATGTTAGAAAATAATTTTAAACCTTATGAAAATGAATGGTGGCATTTTACATTAAGAAATGAACCTTTTAGAAACACTTATTTTAATTTTCCTGTTGAATAA